One window of Alkaliphilus metalliredigens QYMF genomic DNA carries:
- a CDS encoding histidine--tRNA ligase, whose translation MDLELKNVKGTKDFFPNEQIIRNGIIKKLQEVFELYGYQPLETPTLYYLEVLASKYAGGAEILKETYSLKDQGERELGLRYDLTIPFSKVIGMNPNLRMPFKRYEIGKVFRDGPVKLGRMREFIQCDVDVVGVKSMMAEAELMFMATEVFDKLGLDIYLSYNNRKLLSGTLMKLKINKELASDVILSLDKVEKIGIEGVKKELLEKNLQPEVVENIIELLNNKEAASIDYYKGIASNSLMQEGIQELEELNDYLDAMGIGSKVKYNPFLARGLEIYTGTVYEIFLKDGSITSSMGAGGRYDDIIGKFIQNEVGYPAVGISFGLDVIYTALSMKRDNELESNLDVYIIPLGTEAEALKMACELRGQGIKVDIDMTERKLKKRLDYANKEKIPYVLILGEDEVKSQRIKMKDMKSGTEEEMKISEIGNNVLRRIQSLT comes from the coding sequence ATGGATCTTGAATTAAAAAATGTAAAAGGAACAAAAGATTTTTTCCCAAATGAACAAATTATTAGAAATGGAATTATTAAGAAACTGCAAGAGGTTTTTGAACTTTATGGTTATCAACCACTGGAAACCCCTACACTTTACTATTTAGAGGTTTTAGCATCGAAATACGCAGGGGGAGCAGAAATTCTGAAGGAAACCTATAGTCTAAAGGATCAAGGAGAAAGAGAATTAGGATTACGATATGATTTGACTATTCCTTTTTCAAAGGTAATAGGTATGAACCCTAACTTAAGAATGCCTTTCAAACGCTATGAGATTGGAAAAGTCTTTAGGGATGGACCAGTAAAATTAGGACGAATGAGAGAATTTATACAGTGTGATGTAGATGTCGTAGGGGTAAAGTCAATGATGGCAGAGGCTGAGTTGATGTTTATGGCAACTGAAGTATTTGATAAATTAGGGCTTGATATTTATCTATCCTATAACAATCGAAAATTGTTATCTGGGACGCTAATGAAGCTGAAAATAAACAAAGAACTTGCCAGTGACGTGATACTCTCTTTAGATAAAGTTGAAAAAATAGGAATAGAAGGGGTTAAAAAAGAACTTTTGGAGAAGAACCTACAACCAGAGGTAGTGGAGAACATTATCGAGCTATTAAACAATAAAGAGGCGGCTTCCATAGATTATTATAAAGGAATAGCGTCAAATTCATTAATGCAAGAAGGAATTCAGGAACTAGAAGAGCTTAATGATTATCTTGATGCCATGGGTATTGGAAGTAAAGTAAAGTATAATCCCTTTTTAGCAAGGGGACTTGAAATTTACACGGGGACTGTATATGAGATATTCCTAAAGGATGGCAGTATTACATCGAGTATGGGCGCAGGTGGAAGATATGATGATATTATTGGAAAGTTTATTCAAAATGAGGTGGGATATCCAGCGGTAGGTATTTCCTTTGGTCTTGATGTTATATACACAGCATTGAGCATGAAGAGGGATAATGAATTAGAGTCAAATTTAGATGTTTATATTATTCCCCTAGGTACTGAGGCTGAAGCCTTGAAGATGGCTTGTGAATTGAGAGGACAAGGAATTAAAGTAGACATAGATATGACAGAGCGAAAGCTCAAGAAAAGACTTGATTATGCTAATAAAGAAAAAATTCCTTATGTGTTAATACTGGGAGAAGATGAAGTGAAGAGCCAACGGATTAAAATGAAGGATATGAAAAGCGGTACAGAGGAAGAAATGAAGATATCTGAAATAGGAAATAATGTATTGAGGCGAATACAAAGTTTAACATAA
- the amrA gene encoding AmmeMemoRadiSam system protein A: MSLQGFYLLPHPPIVVPEVGKGEEERIRDTGNSLHTVGKEIAEKSPNVIILVTPHGTMFQDAIALADADEIYGDLKSFGVPNVSMRSPIHKGLTSRIFELAYHKGISVVMATNSLLDQYHTSLFLDHGALVPLYFINQYYNKYQLVHITYAALSDIELYKLGIEINNAVQELKEDAILIASGDLSHKLKEEGPYGHHPSGEKFDAAFLDHLQRGDVVGVLSMDEEMICHAGECGRRSVAILLGALEGKEFSGDLLSYEGTFGVGYGVMRFDVLSEDAPTLEKLEELRSATYEKRKYESDPHVRLARESLTTYLDCEEVLKELPDYVTEEMTNTKRGVFVSLKMHGELRGCIGTVFPTTNNIAEEIIRNAIEAGLNDPRFYEVEEKELMDIVFSVDVLTEPEYVSKEALSPKEYGVIVSSKGKTGLLLPDLEGVDTVEEQLSIALEKAGIKSSQMYKIQRFKVIRHKEN, from the coding sequence GTGAGTTTACAGGGTTTTTATTTACTTCCCCATCCCCCCATTGTGGTTCCAGAGGTAGGAAAAGGAGAGGAAGAAAGGATTCGGGATACCGGTAATAGTTTGCATACCGTAGGAAAGGAGATTGCTGAAAAATCTCCTAATGTGATTATACTTGTCACACCCCATGGTACCATGTTTCAAGATGCCATTGCACTTGCCGATGCTGATGAGATTTATGGAGATTTGAAAAGCTTTGGGGTTCCGAATGTTTCTATGAGGTCTCCGATCCATAAAGGTCTCACAAGTAGAATATTTGAACTTGCATATCATAAAGGCATATCTGTTGTCATGGCAACAAATTCTCTTTTAGATCAATATCATACTTCTCTTTTTTTGGATCATGGTGCTTTGGTTCCGCTGTATTTTATCAATCAGTATTATAACAAGTATCAACTTGTACATATTACCTATGCAGCTTTAAGTGACATTGAGTTATATAAATTAGGTATTGAAATCAATAATGCAGTACAAGAACTAAAGGAAGATGCCATTTTGATAGCAAGCGGCGATTTATCTCATAAATTAAAGGAAGAAGGACCTTACGGACATCATCCTTCTGGTGAAAAATTCGACGCAGCTTTTCTTGACCATTTACAAAGAGGAGATGTGGTGGGTGTATTAAGCATGGATGAAGAAATGATCTGTCATGCTGGGGAATGTGGAAGGCGTTCCGTAGCCATTTTACTTGGTGCATTAGAAGGGAAGGAGTTTAGTGGCGATCTTTTAAGCTATGAAGGCACATTTGGTGTTGGCTATGGTGTCATGAGGTTTGATGTTCTTTCGGAGGATGCGCCTACATTAGAGAAATTAGAAGAACTACGGAGCGCTACTTATGAAAAAAGAAAATATGAAAGTGACCCCCATGTGAGACTGGCTAGAGAAAGTTTAACGACTTACCTAGACTGTGAAGAAGTACTTAAAGAGCTTCCTGACTATGTAACAGAGGAAATGACAAATACAAAAAGAGGGGTGTTTGTGTCTCTAAAAATGCATGGAGAGTTAAGGGGGTGCATTGGAACTGTATTTCCTACAACCAACAATATTGCTGAGGAGATTATACGCAATGCAATTGAAGCAGGGCTTAATGATCCTAGGTTTTATGAAGTTGAAGAAAAAGAGCTTATGGACATTGTTTTTTCAGTGGATGTGCTAACAGAGCCTGAATATGTTTCTAAAGAAGCCTTAAGTCCAAAGGAATATGGTGTCATTGTAAGTAGCAAAGGGAAAACAGGACTGCTACTTCCTGATCTAGAAGGGGTCGATACAGTGGAAGAACAGTTATCAATTGCCTTAGAAAAAGCCGGCATAAAGTCCAGTCAAATGTATAAAATACAGCGATTTAAAGTCATTCGCCATAAAGAGAATTAG
- a CDS encoding YidC/Oxa1 family membrane protein insertase, translating to MNFLTQPLGALLKIIFDVIGNYGIAIIVFTVLVKLAMVPLTMKQTKSMKKMQEIQPMIKELQEQHKDDKEQMNIKVMELYKEYNVSPFGGCLPLLIQFPIIIGLFTVLREPMDYGFTLEVIQAGFLWIPNLAEADPWILPLLAGLTTYLSSISMAATGNKKDPTQVIMKYFFPIMIFWWGRSFPAGLTLYWVISNLFQAGQQIVINKPYLKQREGSS from the coding sequence TTGAATTTTTTAACACAACCATTAGGTGCACTTTTGAAAATAATATTTGACGTGATTGGAAATTATGGTATTGCAATTATTGTATTTACAGTACTTGTGAAATTAGCAATGGTTCCTTTAACAATGAAACAAACAAAATCCATGAAAAAAATGCAGGAAATACAACCAATGATTAAGGAGTTACAAGAGCAGCATAAAGATGATAAAGAACAAATGAATATTAAAGTAATGGAGCTTTATAAAGAGTATAATGTGAGTCCTTTTGGGGGATGTTTACCTTTATTAATTCAATTTCCTATAATTATTGGCTTATTTACAGTATTAAGAGAGCCTATGGATTATGGATTTACCCTAGAAGTAATACAGGCAGGTTTTTTATGGATACCGAATCTAGCTGAAGCAGATCCATGGATACTGCCTTTGTTAGCAGGTTTAACTACCTATTTATCTAGTATTTCCATGGCAGCCACAGGCAATAAAAAAGATCCAACCCAAGTTATCATGAAATATTTTTTTCCTATTATGATTTTTTGGTGGGGAAGAAGTTTTCCTGCCGGATTGACTCTATATTGGGTAATAAGCAATCTATTTCAAGCAGGTCAGCAAATCGTGATTAATAAACCCTATTTAAAACAAAGGGAAGGTTCAAGTTAA
- a CDS encoding ABC transporter ATP-binding protein, with the protein MKDPKQQKTMMRPGGGPGKGPMLGMPGEKPKDFKRTLKRLLSYLKPFRFRIIVVIITALLSTGFNVLSPRIMGMATTKLFEGTTQRMQGFLGAPIDFDYILRILFILAGLYIASAVFAYAQQRIMAIVAQKTVYHMRNDVNHKLAKLPLTFFDSHTHGEILSRVTNDIDNISNTLQQSITQMITSVITLIGIIIMMLIISPIMTLILVVTLPLYAFITKAIATRSQEYFSAQQSTLGELNGHIEEMYTGHKIVKAFSREEQSIAHFSEINDQLYNVGWKAQFISSIIMPLMSFINNIGFVFISVVGGILAIRNAIQIGDVQAFIQYSRQFTQPIIQTANIANILQSTVASAERVFELLDETEEIPDIKVSKHVKMPKGEVAFRNVKFGYKEDEPLMENMNIDVKPGQTIAIVGPTGAGKTTLVNLLMRFYEISEGKITVDGVDIRDFKRGHLRSIFGMVLQDTWLFNGTIKENIAYGRADSTEEEIMNAAKAAHADHFIRTLPDGYHTILGEEASNISQGQKQLLTIARALLADPAILILDEATSNVDTRTEVYIQKAMNTLMMGRTSFVIAHRLSTIKDADLILVMDEGSIIEKGNHRELLAQKGFYADLYHSQFTAGKNNLVKT; encoded by the coding sequence ATGAAGGATCCCAAACAACAAAAAACAATGATGAGACCCGGTGGTGGTCCTGGTAAAGGCCCAATGTTGGGTATGCCCGGGGAAAAACCCAAGGACTTTAAAAGAACATTGAAAAGATTATTAAGTTATTTGAAACCATTTAGATTTCGAATCATTGTCGTTATTATCACTGCCCTATTAAGTACAGGCTTTAACGTCCTAAGCCCAAGAATTATGGGGATGGCAACAACGAAACTCTTTGAGGGAACAACCCAGCGAATGCAAGGATTCCTTGGGGCTCCTATCGATTTTGACTATATCCTAAGGATACTATTTATTTTAGCTGGATTGTATATTGCCAGTGCAGTTTTCGCCTACGCACAGCAACGAATTATGGCTATCGTTGCACAAAAAACTGTCTATCATATGCGTAATGATGTCAACCATAAGCTGGCTAAATTACCCCTTACATTTTTTGACTCCCATACACATGGAGAAATATTAAGTAGAGTCACCAACGACATTGATAACATTAGTAATACATTGCAACAAAGCATTACCCAAATGATTACATCAGTCATCACATTAATCGGTATCATCATTATGATGCTTATCATCAGCCCTATTATGACACTTATTTTAGTGGTCACACTGCCTCTATATGCATTCATTACAAAAGCCATCGCTACACGCTCTCAGGAATATTTTTCAGCTCAACAAAGTACTTTGGGAGAGCTCAATGGACATATAGAAGAAATGTATACTGGACATAAAATTGTTAAGGCTTTTTCTAGAGAAGAACAATCCATTGCACATTTTAGTGAAATAAATGACCAACTTTATAACGTAGGATGGAAGGCTCAGTTTATTTCAAGTATCATTATGCCCCTGATGTCATTTATCAATAATATTGGTTTTGTATTTATTTCTGTTGTTGGTGGTATTTTAGCCATTAGAAATGCAATCCAAATTGGAGACGTTCAGGCATTCATACAATATTCAAGACAATTTACACAACCCATTATCCAAACAGCTAACATTGCTAATATTCTCCAATCTACGGTGGCATCTGCAGAGCGTGTTTTCGAACTATTGGATGAAACAGAAGAAATCCCAGATATTAAAGTGAGTAAGCATGTTAAAATGCCAAAGGGAGAAGTTGCATTCAGAAATGTCAAATTTGGATATAAAGAAGACGAGCCTTTAATGGAAAATATGAATATAGATGTAAAGCCAGGTCAAACAATTGCCATTGTGGGGCCAACTGGTGCAGGTAAGACAACCCTAGTCAATCTCCTAATGCGCTTTTACGAAATAAGTGAAGGTAAGATTACTGTAGATGGTGTTGATATTAGGGATTTTAAAAGAGGACATTTAAGAAGTATCTTTGGTATGGTTCTACAAGATACATGGCTATTTAATGGCACCATAAAAGAAAATATAGCCTATGGTCGCGCTGATAGCACCGAGGAGGAAATCATGAATGCGGCTAAGGCGGCCCATGCAGATCATTTTATCAGAACACTTCCAGATGGATACCATACAATACTTGGAGAAGAGGCTTCAAATATTTCACAAGGTCAAAAACAGCTTCTGACAATTGCCCGTGCATTACTGGCAGACCCTGCGATACTTATCTTGGATGAGGCCACAAGTAACGTAGATACCCGAACCGAAGTGTATATACAAAAAGCAATGAACACCCTTATGATGGGTAGAACAAGCTTTGTCATTGCTCACAGGCTCTCCACCATAAAGGATGCAGATCTCATATTGGTGATGGATGAAGGTAGTATTATCGAAAAAGGAAATCATAGAGAACTTTTAGCCCAGAAGGGTTTCTATGCAGACCTTTATCATAGTCAATTCACTGCTGGGAAAAACAATCTAGTGAAAACATAG
- a CDS encoding sensor domain-containing diguanylate cyclase, translating to MKKQCIQVESNHKTFHAKESELNKSLIINTIMTNSHDTIYFKDRNSTFLLSSKAHASLFGIDNPMEVIGKNDYDYFPEYFANNAYHDEEQIMRTGEPIISRIEKLIKADGEIMWLSASKYPLYDGQGKIIGTWGTSRDITPLKKAEEELTSLNEKLEEANRQLRILSAIDSLSGLYNHRHFFEELNKAFELYTRQKEEGSSHGFSVILFDVDNFKVINDKHGHLMGDVVIRQIGEIMKRNTRSTDSCFRYGGDEFAILLPNTSIEDARRIAEKMRVAIKNTAIASEHSELKITVSLGVASCCEAKSVKDLFRKSDEKLYCSKNTGKNMVS from the coding sequence ATGAAAAAACAGTGCATCCAAGTGGAGAGTAATCATAAGACTTTTCATGCCAAGGAATCAGAACTTAATAAAAGTCTAATTATAAATACAATCATGACCAATTCCCACGATACAATTTATTTTAAAGATAGAAATTCTACATTTCTTTTAAGCAGCAAGGCACATGCATCACTATTTGGTATTGATAATCCTATGGAGGTTATTGGAAAAAATGATTATGATTATTTTCCTGAGTATTTTGCTAACAATGCTTATCATGATGAAGAGCAAATCATGAGGACAGGTGAGCCCATTATCAGTAGAATTGAAAAATTAATTAAAGCAGATGGTGAGATCATGTGGCTTTCGGCTTCTAAATATCCGCTATATGATGGGCAGGGAAAGATTATTGGTACCTGGGGCACCTCTAGGGATATCACACCTTTGAAAAAAGCAGAAGAAGAGTTGACTAGCTTGAATGAAAAGCTAGAGGAAGCAAACAGGCAACTCAGGATTTTATCAGCTATCGACAGTCTTTCTGGACTTTATAATCATAGACATTTCTTTGAAGAATTGAATAAAGCATTTGAGCTTTACACAAGACAAAAAGAAGAAGGAAGTAGCCATGGCTTTTCTGTTATTTTATTTGATGTTGATAATTTCAAGGTAATCAATGATAAACATGGTCATTTAATGGGAGATGTAGTAATTAGACAAATAGGGGAAATTATGAAAAGAAATACCCGTTCCACCGATAGTTGTTTTAGATACGGTGGAGATGAATTTGCAATACTACTGCCAAATACCAGTATTGAGGATGCAAGACGAATTGCAGAAAAGATGCGGGTAGCTATAAAAAACACAGCCATTGCCTCTGAGCATAGTGAATTGAAAATTACTGTCAGTTTAGGTGTTGCCTCTTGCTGTGAAGCTAAAAGTGTTAAGGATTTATTTCGAAAATCTGATGAAAAGCTTTATTGTTCTAAAAATACAGGAAAGAATATGGTAAGTTAA
- a CDS encoding AI-2E family transporter encodes MDTKLFKLGKGILLLFLIIYVGSLIDWIFNPLIVIFQTLFIPVILSGFLFYLLRPLRDVINKKLSKGVSILLLYVFLIFIMISLFIIIGPILQRQLQSLTDNMPVIISEIQRSVINIQESGIFQGNQLSEMLNVEEFIFQLGDLLNELGKNIASNVASFIGVLANAVLVLIIVPFILFYMLRDGERFGKSILNIFNEKQRGEVEDILKEIDTTLSSYIQGQGIVCLCVGILCYITFLIVGLDYALLLAVIAGVTNIIPYFGPWIGTFPAVIVALFQSPMMALLIVVTVVVIQQIESNLIAPQVIGKKLKMHPITIMFLILVAGRLIGLIGMILVVPTYGICRVLFTHGFQIWKLKLRGK; translated from the coding sequence ATGGATACAAAACTATTTAAATTGGGTAAAGGAATTCTTCTTCTATTTTTAATTATATATGTTGGTTCACTAATCGATTGGATTTTTAATCCTCTGATAGTTATATTTCAAACTTTATTTATTCCAGTGATCCTTTCTGGATTTCTTTTTTACTTATTGAGACCCCTTCGCGATGTAATAAACAAAAAATTATCAAAGGGAGTATCCATTTTACTATTATATGTTTTTCTAATTTTCATTATGATAAGTCTATTCATTATCATTGGTCCGATACTGCAGAGGCAGCTTCAGAGCTTAACTGACAATATGCCTGTTATTATTTCTGAAATCCAGAGAAGTGTCATCAATATCCAAGAAAGTGGAATTTTTCAAGGAAATCAATTAAGTGAGATGTTGAATGTAGAAGAGTTTATATTTCAACTAGGTGATTTGCTGAATGAACTGGGTAAAAACATTGCTTCCAACGTGGCAAGTTTTATAGGAGTACTAGCAAATGCAGTACTTGTATTAATCATTGTTCCATTTATTCTTTTTTATATGCTAAGGGATGGAGAGAGATTTGGGAAGTCTATTTTAAATATTTTTAACGAGAAACAACGTGGTGAGGTTGAAGATATTTTGAAGGAGATCGATACAACCCTTAGTTCCTATATACAAGGGCAGGGAATTGTTTGTCTTTGTGTAGGTATTTTATGTTATATTACATTCCTTATTGTTGGACTAGACTATGCATTACTATTGGCTGTAATAGCAGGTGTGACAAATATTATTCCTTACTTTGGACCTTGGATCGGGACTTTTCCTGCTGTAATTGTTGCCCTGTTTCAATCACCAATGATGGCACTGCTTATTGTCGTCACTGTTGTTGTTATTCAACAGATTGAAAGCAATCTCATCGCACCCCAAGTGATTGGGAAAAAACTAAAAATGCATCCCATTACGATTATGTTTTTAATATTAGTGGCAGGTCGTTTAATAGGTTTAATTGGCATGATACTGGTTGTTCCTACTTATGGAATTTGTAGAGTCCTATTCACACACGGCTTTCAAATTTGGAAGTTAAAACTTAGGGGAAAATAA
- a CDS encoding SurA N-terminal domain-containing protein produces the protein MLHKGLLIILVGILLISFTACAATEEEVEVVAIVNSQEIRRVDFESVVENTKLYYQQQFGIDFQSEDDKGLIALIEEDALNNLIEQELLLQSTLERDYQVSKDELNYEIEQIKSQFESEEEFSMALEVNQLTLALLEEDIANEIMLRQYIQDEVGDPTVSEEEMMAMYDEYSETMEDLPSFEEIQPQLQEEIKYQKFQASLWELLETLKAEGNIEILL, from the coding sequence TTGTTGCACAAGGGATTACTAATTATATTAGTAGGAATACTTCTAATTTCATTTACAGCATGTGCTGCCACAGAAGAGGAAGTTGAAGTAGTAGCCATTGTAAATAGTCAGGAAATTCGGAGGGTAGATTTTGAAAGCGTAGTAGAGAACACCAAGTTATATTACCAACAACAGTTTGGAATAGATTTCCAAAGTGAGGATGACAAAGGATTAATCGCATTGATAGAGGAAGATGCCTTAAATAACCTGATTGAACAGGAACTACTTTTACAGAGTACATTAGAAAGGGATTACCAGGTCTCTAAGGATGAATTAAACTATGAAATAGAGCAAATTAAATCCCAGTTTGAAAGTGAAGAAGAATTTTCAATGGCTTTGGAGGTAAACCAATTAACCCTAGCATTATTAGAAGAAGACATAGCTAATGAAATCATGCTTAGACAATATATCCAAGATGAAGTCGGAGACCCCACTGTATCTGAAGAGGAAATGATGGCGATGTATGATGAATACAGCGAAACCATGGAGGATCTACCATCCTTTGAAGAAATACAGCCTCAATTACAGGAAGAGATTAAGTATCAAAAGTTTCAAGCCAGCCTTTGGGAGTTGCTTGAAACCTTAAAGGCGGAAGGTAACATAGAGATTTTACTTTAG
- the amrS gene encoding AmmeMemoRadiSam system radical SAM enzyme, translating into MKKEAMFYEMSKEKVHCFLCPHNCVIENGHTGKCNVRTHEDGKLYTINYGEVTSVSLDPIEKKPLHYFRPGSQILSVGSFGCNFVCGFCQNYDISQFKAKSEFVSKEELIKTILTAKNNIGVAFTYNEPSIWYEYVYDCARFLKETDPKAAVAIVTNGYISQEPLKELLPYVDAMNIDLKSINGKYYKALCGGSLEPVLKTIETAAKACHVEVTTLLVTGENDTLEEVEEIAKILSHVDPGIPLHLSRYFPRYKLENAPTDIGFMRKAEEIARKYLDKVILGNI; encoded by the coding sequence ATGAAAAAAGAAGCCATGTTTTATGAAATGAGTAAAGAAAAAGTTCATTGTTTCTTATGCCCACATAATTGTGTTATTGAAAATGGACATACAGGTAAGTGCAATGTACGAACCCATGAAGATGGGAAACTTTATACGATAAATTATGGAGAAGTGACTTCTGTCTCTTTAGATCCTATCGAAAAAAAGCCACTTCATTATTTTAGGCCTGGTAGCCAGATTCTCTCCGTAGGGAGTTTTGGATGTAATTTTGTTTGTGGTTTTTGTCAAAACTATGATATCTCGCAATTTAAAGCAAAAAGTGAATTTGTATCTAAAGAAGAATTGATAAAGACGATATTGACAGCAAAAAATAACATAGGGGTGGCATTTACCTATAATGAGCCAAGTATCTGGTATGAATATGTATATGATTGTGCAAGGTTTTTAAAAGAAACGGACCCGAAGGCAGCGGTAGCCATTGTGACAAATGGATATATTAGCCAGGAACCCTTAAAAGAGCTACTACCCTATGTAGATGCCATGAATATTGATTTGAAGAGCATTAATGGTAAATATTATAAAGCTCTTTGTGGTGGAAGTTTAGAACCAGTATTAAAAACCATCGAAACAGCTGCAAAAGCATGCCATGTGGAAGTCACGACATTATTAGTCACTGGTGAAAATGACACATTAGAGGAAGTAGAGGAAATTGCAAAAATTTTAAGTCATGTAGACCCAGGCATTCCCTTACATCTATCAAGGTATTTTCCGAGATATAAGCTGGAGAACGCTCCAACAGACATCGGTTTTATGAGAAAAGCAGAAGAAATTGCTAGAAAATACCTGGATAAAGTCATTTTAGGAAATATATAG
- a CDS encoding ABC transporter ATP-binding protein, producing the protein MIKLLRYLKPYRLSVLSALGLVFLQVIAELFLPTLMADIVDIGVVTGNTSYIFKVGAIMMIIALVGTLCAVYASYLSSKTAMAFGRDLRSQMFERAEDFSLNEFNKIGTSSLITRTTNDITQMQQVVMMSLGMMARAPMMGIGGIIMAVSKNATLSLIIVFVVPVITLGIVVVAKKVTPLFKLMQTKLDNLNQVLRETLTGVRVIRAFNRVEHEKDRFKEANHDLTSTSIKVTKIMAVMMPAMSLIFNFTTIAVIWFGATRIDNGTMQVGDLMAFIQYVMQIMFALIMLSMMFVMFPRASASAVRINEVFDTIPEIKDPLKSRATHTRDGLIEFKHVTFSYPGAEHPVLKDISFTARPNKITAIIGGTGSGKSTLVNLIPRFYDIDSGHILVNGMDIREMTQKSLRGKIGFVPQRAVLFTGTIADNIKYGKENATMEEIQYASEIAQATDFISNMKDGFDSVIAQGGTNLSGGQKQRLSIARALVRRPEIYLFDDSFSALDFKTDSKLRGALKNETKNATQIIVAQRVTTIIDADQIIVLDKGQIAGIGTHKELLKTCDVYREIVSSQLSEEEMAQ; encoded by the coding sequence ATGATTAAGTTACTCAGATATTTAAAGCCCTATCGTCTGTCAGTGTTATCTGCTTTAGGTTTAGTGTTTCTACAAGTCATTGCGGAGTTATTTTTGCCTACATTAATGGCTGATATCGTTGATATAGGCGTGGTTACAGGGAATACCTCATACATATTTAAAGTAGGAGCCATCATGATGATCATTGCATTGGTAGGTACATTATGTGCCGTTTACGCCAGCTATTTATCATCAAAGACTGCCATGGCCTTTGGACGAGATCTTCGTAGTCAGATGTTTGAAAGAGCCGAGGATTTTTCCCTTAACGAATTTAATAAAATAGGGACATCCTCCCTGATTACCAGAACCACAAATGACATTACACAAATGCAACAAGTGGTCATGATGTCTCTGGGCATGATGGCCAGAGCACCGATGATGGGTATCGGTGGGATTATTATGGCAGTTTCCAAAAATGCAACCCTCTCATTAATTATTGTCTTTGTTGTCCCTGTCATTACATTGGGGATCGTTGTTGTGGCTAAAAAAGTGACCCCATTATTTAAATTAATGCAAACCAAGCTGGATAATCTAAACCAAGTCCTAAGGGAAACCCTTACAGGTGTTAGAGTCATTAGAGCATTCAATAGAGTAGAACATGAGAAAGATCGCTTCAAAGAAGCAAATCATGACCTGACAAGCACATCCATTAAGGTTACTAAAATAATGGCAGTGATGATGCCCGCTATGTCCCTTATCTTTAATTTTACCACCATAGCTGTCATTTGGTTTGGTGCCACCAGAATTGACAATGGAACCATGCAGGTAGGAGACCTAATGGCCTTTATTCAATATGTCATGCAAATTATGTTCGCTTTAATTATGCTTTCCATGATGTTTGTGATGTTCCCTCGTGCCTCTGCATCTGCAGTCAGGATTAATGAGGTATTTGATACGATTCCAGAAATAAAAGATCCCCTAAAGTCTAGGGCTACTCATACAAGAGATGGCCTTATTGAGTTTAAACATGTTACATTTAGCTATCCCGGTGCAGAGCATCCAGTGCTAAAGGATATTTCCTTTACTGCAAGACCCAATAAAATTACAGCAATTATTGGGGGTACAGGCTCAGGAAAATCAACACTAGTGAATTTGATCCCTCGATTTTATGATATTGATAGTGGTCATATTCTAGTAAATGGTATGGATATCAGAGAAATGACACAAAAATCCTTACGAGGAAAAATTGGATTTGTTCCCCAAAGAGCAGTTCTTTTTACAGGAACAATTGCAGATAATATAAAATACGGGAAAGAGAATGCAACAATGGAAGAAATTCAATATGCATCTGAAATAGCCCAAGCAACTGATTTTATATCCAATATGAAGGATGGCTTTGATTCCGTCATTGCACAGGGGGGCACTAATCTTTCTGGAGGCCAAAAACAACGGCTTTCTATTGCCAGGGCCTTAGTCAGAAGACCAGAAATCTATTTATTCGATGATAGTTTTTCTGCACTTGACTTTAAAACCGATTCAAAATTACGTGGTGCTCTCAAAAATGAAACGAAGAACGCCACCCAAATTATCGTTGCGCAAAGAGTCACTACGATTATAGATGCAGATCAAATTATTGTTTTAGATAAAGGTCAAATTGCAGGGATCGGAACCCATAAGGAACTTCTTAAAACCTGTGATGTTTATCGGGAGATTGTATCTTCCCAGCTTTCAGAGGAGGAGATGGCCCAATGA